In a single window of the Niabella ginsenosidivorans genome:
- a CDS encoding eCIS core domain-containing protein yields MHAVATKEKAAITVNSIRNTRAVQPKREVNQPNDPDSYREEREADAVADKVMRMSVRGTMQRNCAHCKEEEKNVQRKAVSQQMHDIAGSSEQYSSNITGGEPMHMADQRFFGSALNYDFSKVRIHKDPVANNSARSINARAYTKGTDIVFGSNEYQPQTAVGKRLLAHELAHVIQQEGIKENGLIQRDAATDGKQAELNFKNDWQNNFSYYDQFITIVSRVFDKAFKGSIRATKKDKDVSVILGEKFAKESDEPTRWGYIKTEIIDKFVTVDRFEDVAYDPTRSKINEINPPYAAGQYCALNCPATAAALSDYLKTGKVNKAICNPRQEGTPGYGFVVEKNTFSKAVNWKNAEKQIRAQLKKHGNYVVVEAKRSQKQMDDNHLAEYHYFTVVNVKGKLFVIDAFGGGIVTEYIQNYIDQNIIATTYRLVKGDFKVEEYIPKN; encoded by the coding sequence ATGCATGCCGTTGCAACAAAAGAAAAAGCTGCTATTACTGTAAATAGCATTCGGAATACACGCGCTGTTCAGCCGAAGCGGGAAGTGAATCAACCTAATGACCCCGATAGCTATCGGGAAGAGCGGGAAGCAGATGCGGTTGCAGACAAAGTAATGCGAATGTCTGTTCGGGGTACAATGCAGCGTAATTGTGCCCATTGCAAGGAAGAAGAAAAGAACGTACAACGAAAAGCAGTAAGTCAGCAAATGCATGACATTGCAGGATCATCAGAGCAGTACAGCAGTAATATAACAGGAGGTGAGCCAATGCATATGGCTGATCAGCGTTTCTTCGGGTCGGCACTAAACTATGATTTCTCTAAGGTACGCATTCATAAAGATCCGGTAGCCAATAACTCGGCCCGGTCTATTAATGCACGGGCTTATACAAAGGGAACCGATATCGTATTCGGAAGCAATGAGTACCAACCCCAGACCGCGGTGGGTAAACGATTGCTGGCACACGAGCTGGCACATGTTATACAGCAGGAAGGAATAAAAGAAAACGGGCTGATACAGCGCGATGCCGCAACGGACGGGAAGCAGGCCGAGTTGAATTTTAAGAATGACTGGCAAAACAACTTTTCCTATTATGACCAGTTTATAACGATTGTTTCGCGTGTTTTTGATAAGGCCTTCAAAGGAAGTATCAGAGCCACAAAAAAGGATAAGGATGTCAGTGTTATACTGGGTGAAAAATTTGCAAAAGAGTCGGATGAACCCACCCGGTGGGGATATATAAAAACAGAGATCATTGATAAATTTGTTACGGTAGACCGCTTTGAAGATGTTGCCTATGATCCTACCCGGTCAAAGATCAATGAGATCAATCCGCCCTATGCGGCCGGTCAGTATTGCGCGCTGAACTGCCCGGCAACGGCCGCAGCACTTTCTGACTATTTAAAGACAGGTAAGGTAAACAAAGCTATTTGCAATCCCCGGCAGGAAGGTACGCCCGGTTACGGCTTTGTGGTTGAAAAAAATACTTTTTCCAAAGCAGTGAACTGGAAGAATGCAGAAAAGCAGATCCGGGCACAGTTAAAAAAACATGGCAATTATGTAGTGGTGGAGGCCAAACGTAGTCAAAAGCAGATGGATGACAATCACCTGGCAGAATATCATTATTTCACGGTTGTAAATGTAAAGGGAAAATTATTTGTGATCGATGCATTTGGCGGGGGTATTGTAACCGAGTACATTCAGAATTACATCGATCAGAATATAATAGCAACCACCTATCGTCTTGTAAAAGGGGATTTTAAGGTAGAGGAATATATTCCAAAGAACTAA